A part of Arachis hypogaea cultivar Tifrunner chromosome 12, arahy.Tifrunner.gnm2.J5K5, whole genome shotgun sequence genomic DNA contains:
- the LOC112728280 gene encoding vestitone reductase isoform X2, which produces MQEKKCEIENMEESKGRVCVTGGTGFIGSWIIKNLLQHGYSVNTTVRSNPEHKRDISFLTNLPGASQNLQILSADLSNPESFSAAIEGCIGVFHVASPVEFELKEPEEVMIKRTTDGALGILKACLNSKTVKRVIYTSSSSAVLYHNSGKDDHEEVVLDESFWSDVDYLRASKIDGWFYSVSKTLTEKAVLEFGEESGLDVVTLVPTFVLGPFICPKLPSSVHASLSLAFGDRGPFGSLLQAPMVHVDDVARAHIFLLEHPNPKGRYNCSSSLVTVETMSQVVSSKYPEFQLSTLDKLKQTEGAKLQNLSSKKLKDAGFEFKYGLEEMVDDAIRCCKEKGYM; this is translated from the exons ATGCAAGAGAAAAAGTGTGAGATAGAGAACATGGAAGAAAGTAAAGGAAGAGTGTGTGTGACTGGAGGCACAGGGTTTATAGGTTCATGGATCATCAAGAACCTCCTTCAACATGGTTACTCTGTTAATACCACTGTCAGATCCAACCCAG AACACAAGAGAGACATTAGCTTTCTTACTAATTTACCTGGAGCATCACAGAATCTTCAAATTCTGAGTGCTGATCTCAGCAATCCAGAAAGTTTCAGTGCAGCCATTGAAGGATGCATTGGAGTTTTCCATGTTGCAAGTCCAGTGGAATTTGAATTAAAAGAACCTGAAGAAGTTATGATAAAAAGAACCACTGATGGAGCACTAGGAATTCTCAAGGCATGTCTCAATTCCAAAACTGTGAAGAGAGTAATCTACACTTCAAGTTCCTCTGCTGTTTTGTACCATAACAGTGGCAAAGATGATCATGAAGAAGTTGTGTTGGATGAGAGTTTTTGGAGTGATGTGGATTACCTTAGAGCTTCAAAGATTGATGGTTGGTTCTATTCTGTTTCTAAGACACTCACAGAAAAAGCAGTGCTTGAATTTGGGGAGGAGAGTGGATTGGATGTTGTGACTTTGGTTCCAACGTTTGTTCTTGGACCTTTTATTTGTCCTAAGCTTCCTAGTTCAGTTCATGCTTCATTGTCCTTGGCATTTG GTGACAGAGGTCCATTTGGTTCGCTCCTTCAGGCACCAATGGTGCATGTGGATGACGTGGCTAGAGCCCATATATTTCTACTTGAACATCCTAATCCAAAAGGGAGGTATAATTGCTCATCATCTTTGGTTACTGTTGAAACAATGTCTCAAGTTGTTTCTTCTAAATACCCCGAATTTCAGCTGTCAACACTAGA CAAGTTGAAGCAAACTGAAGGTGCCAAGttacaaaatttatcatcaaagaaGCTCAAAGATGCTGGATTTGAATTCAAGTATGGACTTGAGGAAATGGTTGATGATGCAATTAGATGTTGCAAAGAAAAGGGTTACATGTGA
- the LOC112728283 gene encoding vestitone reductase encodes MAEGKGRVCVTGGTGFIASIIIRNLLQEGYYVNTTVRSGPANSKKDVSFLTNLPGASERLQIFNADLSNPESFGESIVGCVGVIHTASPVDFQVNEPPETVIKRSVDGAIGILKACLDSKTVKRVVYTSSGSAVMHNRSGAQDMDESYWSDVDFLNETKQFSWSYAISKTLAEKAVLEFGEKNGLEVVSLIPPFVLGPFICAKLPISVHTSLSLLFNDSDNFGALLRFPIAHVDDLARAHIFLFEHPNPKGRYNCSPSSVTLQEIAEFIRSKHPEYKLPSPESIKEIKGENIPHMNSKKLIDAGFKFKYGTEETFEEAIQCCKEKGYLK; translated from the exons ATGGCAGAGGGTAAAGGAAGAGTGTGTGTCACTGGAGGAACAGGGTTCATTGCTTCAATTATCATCAGAAATCTCCTTCAGGAAGGTTACTATGTTAACACTACTGTTAGATCTGGTCCAG CTAATAGCAAGAAAGATGTAAGCTTCCTCACAAATCTTCCCGGAGCATCCGAAAGGCTCCAAATCTTCAACGCTGATCTCAGCAACCCAGAGAGTTTCGGCGAATCGATTGTAGGCTGCGTCGGCGTGATCCACACCGCAAGCCCGGTCGATTTCCAAGTAAACGAGCCACCGGAAACCGTTATCAAGAGAAGCGTTGATGGTGCAATTGGAATCCTAAAAGCATGCTTGGATTCAAAGACGGTGAAGAGAGTGGTTTACACTTCAAGTGGCTCCGCTGTCATGCACAACAGATCAG GGGCACAGGACATGGATGAGAGTTATTGGAGTGATGTGGATTTTCTCAATGAGACGAAGCAGTTTTCTTGGTCTTATGCGATTTCTAAGACTTTGGCTGAGAAGGCTGTACTTGAATTTGGAGAGAAGAATGGATTGGAAGTTGTGTCTTTGATTCCTCCTTTTGTTCTTGGACCATTCATCTGTGCTAAACTTCCTATTTCAGTTCATACCTCTCTGTCTCTGTTATTTA ATGACAGTGATAATTTTGGTGCTCTTCTTCGTTTCCCTATAGCACATGTAGATGATTTGGCAAGAGCACACATTTTTCTGTTTGAGCATCCAAATCCAAAAGGGAGATACAATTGCTCACCAAGCAGTGTTACTCTTCAAGAGATAGCCGAATTTATTCGTTCAAAGCACCCTGAATATAAACTACCTTCTCCAGA GTCAATAAAGGAAATTAAGGGTGAGAATATACCACATATGAACTCAAAGAAATTAATTGATGCTGGATTTAAGTTCAAGTATGGGACAGAGGAAACGTTTGAGGAAGCCATTCAATGCTGCAAGGAAAAGGGTTATCTTAAATAA
- the LOC112728280 gene encoding vestitone reductase isoform X1: MQEKKCEIENMEESKGRVCVTGGTGFIGSWIIKNLLQHGYSVNTTVRSNPAEHKRDISFLTNLPGASQNLQILSADLSNPESFSAAIEGCIGVFHVASPVEFELKEPEEVMIKRTTDGALGILKACLNSKTVKRVIYTSSSSAVLYHNSGKDDHEEVVLDESFWSDVDYLRASKIDGWFYSVSKTLTEKAVLEFGEESGLDVVTLVPTFVLGPFICPKLPSSVHASLSLAFGDRGPFGSLLQAPMVHVDDVARAHIFLLEHPNPKGRYNCSSSLVTVETMSQVVSSKYPEFQLSTLDKLKQTEGAKLQNLSSKKLKDAGFEFKYGLEEMVDDAIRCCKEKGYM; encoded by the exons ATGCAAGAGAAAAAGTGTGAGATAGAGAACATGGAAGAAAGTAAAGGAAGAGTGTGTGTGACTGGAGGCACAGGGTTTATAGGTTCATGGATCATCAAGAACCTCCTTCAACATGGTTACTCTGTTAATACCACTGTCAGATCCAACCCAG CAGAACACAAGAGAGACATTAGCTTTCTTACTAATTTACCTGGAGCATCACAGAATCTTCAAATTCTGAGTGCTGATCTCAGCAATCCAGAAAGTTTCAGTGCAGCCATTGAAGGATGCATTGGAGTTTTCCATGTTGCAAGTCCAGTGGAATTTGAATTAAAAGAACCTGAAGAAGTTATGATAAAAAGAACCACTGATGGAGCACTAGGAATTCTCAAGGCATGTCTCAATTCCAAAACTGTGAAGAGAGTAATCTACACTTCAAGTTCCTCTGCTGTTTTGTACCATAACAGTGGCAAAGATGATCATGAAGAAGTTGTGTTGGATGAGAGTTTTTGGAGTGATGTGGATTACCTTAGAGCTTCAAAGATTGATGGTTGGTTCTATTCTGTTTCTAAGACACTCACAGAAAAAGCAGTGCTTGAATTTGGGGAGGAGAGTGGATTGGATGTTGTGACTTTGGTTCCAACGTTTGTTCTTGGACCTTTTATTTGTCCTAAGCTTCCTAGTTCAGTTCATGCTTCATTGTCCTTGGCATTTG GTGACAGAGGTCCATTTGGTTCGCTCCTTCAGGCACCAATGGTGCATGTGGATGACGTGGCTAGAGCCCATATATTTCTACTTGAACATCCTAATCCAAAAGGGAGGTATAATTGCTCATCATCTTTGGTTACTGTTGAAACAATGTCTCAAGTTGTTTCTTCTAAATACCCCGAATTTCAGCTGTCAACACTAGA CAAGTTGAAGCAAACTGAAGGTGCCAAGttacaaaatttatcatcaaagaaGCTCAAAGATGCTGGATTTGAATTCAAGTATGGACTTGAGGAAATGGTTGATGATGCAATTAGATGTTGCAAAGAAAAGGGTTACATGTGA
- the LOC112728279 gene encoding putative disease resistance protein RGA1 — protein MHSTLIRLKSELSKSTHGKKVDEGRLLTLCNILLGVAEDAEVKLDNEDSRSMIEEVKDKCYDVMDLLEEVKVARVEGLCFCNPVPPSRRRLERMIEELEVVSRHLDLFQPGLSIDWDRFIKLAVMEIGFQPRSHALYDRDYEKEFLLIKLFDPFRNNNSSEDIRVISIVGAPGIGKTAVANYAFQLPLVRDHFEIRAWISESEDFNLIKFLKVFIEIFTNDVVYNVETEVLQLRFRQIVEKKRCLVVLDDVSQENPQHWLHLKKLFKFCDPGSRILITTRNQEVAHNAGSLSTDIIELGGLSEEACWLIFKDYAWVTSEAKIPNEFRSNIINMCNGSPYIAKSLGAVMRSSGPVEEWPEPEALKSVDMGDLIHRLSYYPWNSRFFSISPILRQCLLYCCIFPKNYSIDADTLIKLWMAQGFISSSDQDEDDMEKQAWRCIKELLDRYIFKESKIDDNGNFKFRLEGRMGDFLKSHVGGEYQSRFLGYYEKEPTEEGLITRHYTLNVGVQASLPESIPRAEKLHTLMILSDQYSFPDPINTANLLRRTKRLRALHLSSCSIKELPPNIAQLLHLRYLDLSFNHDLKKLPKAICSLLHLQTLNLNGCDSLQKLPKDIGKLVNLLYLEILWTTSLSYLPKGIATLTMLRRLNRFFGNSSANNSKACNLGDLENLNKIRGHITIDGLGAEADVSGAKKASLKNKKDLLGLELWFSFVGPEQKDEAVLEALEAPPGLQGLGIFYYQGESFPNWMTALQNLTHVMLADCSNCSDLPPLGKLLALQSLTIKNMSKVNMVGSGFLGIQLNNAAAGAESSSSSSSEAFPKLQELCFEKLNNWENWIGIGDDGDCAKVIMPSLSSLSIINCSKLKTIPNYIKLKTNLSGGIERCPSLDLSQDQLSRIFQGTTTTDKVRSS, from the exons ATGCACTCTACATTGATCCGCCTAAAATCTGAGTTATCGAAAAGTACACATGGCAAGAAGGTGGATGAAGGAAGGTTGTTAACTCTGTGCAATATTTTGCTGGGTGTCGCTGAAGATGCAGAGGTGAAACTGGACAATGAAGATTCGAGGTCGATGATTGAAGAAGTTAAGGACAAATGCTATGACGTGATGGACCTATTGGAAGAAGTGAAGGTGGCACGAGTTGAGGGGCTTTGTTTTTGTAATCCAGTCCCGCCAAGTCGTCGGAGGTTGGAACGCATGATCGAGGAACTTGAAGTCGTATCTAGACACCTGGACCTCTTCCAACCTGGATTATCTATAGACTGGGACCGCTTCATAAAGCTCGCTGTCATGGAAATCGGATTTCAACCACGTTCACATGCACTTTATGACCGGGATTATGAAAAAGAATTTCTGTTGATCAAGCTGTTCGACCCATTCAGAAACAACAACTCCTCTGAGGATATTCGAGTCATTTCCATTGTAGGCGCTCCTGGAATAGGAAAGACTGCAGTGGCCAATTATGCTTTTCAACTTCCATTAGTGCGGGATCATTTCGAAATCCGTGCATGGATATCTGAATCCGAGGATTTTAATCTGATAAAATTTCTCAAAGTCTTCATTGAGATTTTCACTAATGACGTGGTGTATAACGTTGAGACTGAAGTATTACAACTGAGATTTCGCCAAATCGTTGAGAAGAAAAGATGCCTTGTTGTGCTGGACGACGTCAGTCAGGAAAACCCTCAGCATTGGTTACATCTAAAGAAGCTCTTCAAGTTTTGTGATCCAGGAAGTAGGATCTTGATAACCACAAGGAACCAGGAAGTCGCGCACAACGCCGGCTCCTTGTCAACAGACATCATCGAACTAGGTGGTCTTTCTGAAGAAGCTTGCTGGTTAATTTTCAAGGATTATGCATGGGTTACTTCAGAAGCTAAAATCCCGAATGAATTTAGGAGCAACATTATAAATATGTGTAATGGGTCACCATACATCGCCAAGTCTCTTGGTGCAGTCATGCGCAGCAGTGGACCCGTGGAAGAATGGCCAGAACCAGAAGCACTGAAAAGTGTTGATATGGGCGATCTAATACACAGGCTGTCGTATTATCCATGGAATTCTAGATTTTTTAGTATCTCCCCTATCTTAAGACAATGCTTATTGTATTGTTGTATCTTTCCAAAGAATTACTCAATAGATGCAGACACTCTCATTAAACTTTGGATGGCACAAGGATTCATTTCTTCTTCAGATCAAGATGAAGATGATATGGAGAAACAAGCTTGGAGATGCATAAAAGAATTGTTAGATCGTTACATCTTTAAAGAATCAAAAATAGATGATAATGGTAACTTCAAGTTCAGATTGGAGGGCCGGATGGGAgactttctcaaatcccatgtagGAGGCGAATACCAAAGCAGGTTCCTTGGTTATTATGAGAAGGAGCCTACCGAGGAGGGTCTCATCACGCGGCATTATACCTTAAATGTTGGAGTTCAAGCTTCTTTGCCAGAGTCCATTCCAAGGGCAGAGAAACTCCACACTTTGATGATTTTGTCCGATCAGTATTCCTTTCCAGATCCAATAAACACTGCTAATCTACTACGCCGTACCAAAAGGCTCAGGGCGCTACACTTGAGCTCATGTTCCATAAAAGAGCTTCCCCCAAACATAGCTCAGTTGCTTCATCTAAGGTACCTTGACTTATCCTTCAATCATGATTTAAAGAAATTGCCTAAAGCAATATGTAGTTTGCTTCACTTGCAAACTCTAAATCTTAATGGATGTGATAGTCTTCAAAAGTTACCTAAAGACATTGGGAAATTAGTGAACCTACTATATCTTGAGATTCTTTGGACAACAAGTCTTAGCTACTTACCCAAGGGGATTGCGACTTTAACCATGCTCAGAAGATTGAATCGTTTCTTTGGCAATTCTAGTGCTAATAATAGCAAAGCTTGCAATCTTGGAGATTTGGAGAATCTAAACAAGATTAGAGGGCATATTACCATAGATGGGTTGGGTGCTGAAGCTGATGTCTCTGGTGCTAAAAAAGCAAGTCTGAAGAACAAGAAAGATTTGCTTGGCTTGGAACTCTGGTTTTCTTTTGTTGGACCGGAGCAAAAAGATGAAGCTGTGCTTGAAGCTTTGGAAGCGCCTCCTGGATTGCAAGGCCTTGGGATATTTTACTACCAAGGCGAATCATTCCCCAATTGGATGACAGCATTGCAGAATCTGACACATGTGATGCTAGCTGATTGTAGTAACTGCAGTGATCTGCCTCCTCTTGGAAAACTGTTAGCACTTCAATCGCTTACCATAAAGAATATGTCCAAAGTGAACATGGTTGGTTCTGGATTTCTTGGAATTCAGTTGAACAATGCTGCTGCTGGTGCTGAAAGCTCCAGTTCCTCATCATCCGAGGCATTTCCAAAATTGCAAGAACTTTGCTTTGAAAAGCTGAATAACTGGGAAAACTGGATTGGAATAGGTGATGATGGCGATTGCGCAAAGGTCATCATGCCTTCGCTTTCTTCTTTGTCAATTATAAACTGCTCAAAACTAAAGACAATTCCAAACTACATAAAGCTGAAGACAaatttgagcggtggcattgaaAGATGTCCTTCTCTTGATTTATCACAGGATCAG TTATCAAGAATCTTTCAAGGGACTACAACCACAGATAAAGTG AGGTCTAGTTGA
- the LOC112730559 gene encoding uncharacterized protein — MVKKNEKDEIIDVQQQSYRAFKLVEVQLSFLYDVLYTKAPVIYSLPGLVFRSISIFSIVSALVAFVVFVDTNHLSKVDVCITYALFVGAVSLELYAFISLILSDWTMRWLTKKKSSLQSFIICWASHQGRKRWSGCMSQHNLLSFCMKKRVANFIGIDLIFRIYLGIELYWQRQWKQVDNNLKKLIFQEIEERHKEYDESRFDYNHLKELLSYRGNHALTFDQIGWSVEVEFGHSLLIWHIATDICYDAASEDDKNNNYNCKESKSLSDYMLYVLLMRPFLLPKWIDRITHVRDSFREAIRILQRKQFPVKDYADASRMLIQMYRQSYQPLENQRRDKSGKYVLIEGCRLASQLQDLGCSWEMICKVWIEMLTYAASNCEWGVHAQQLRRGGELLTHVCLLMADLGLNQQFDIGRQGLHKESQNDGWGWVKCKIVDPYGY, encoded by the coding sequence ATGGTAAAGAAGAACGAAAAGGATGAAATTATCGATGTCCAACAACAGAGTTATCGTGCTTTTAAGTTGGTTGAGGTCCAACTATCATTTCTTTATGATGTTTTGTATACCAAGGCTCCTGTAATTTATTCTCTACCTGGCCTCGTCTTTCGATCCATCAGCATCTTCTCTATTGTGTCTGCTTTGGTAGCATTTGTTGTCTTTGTTGACACTAATCACTTGTCAAAGGTTGATGTTTGCATAACATATGCCTTATTTGTTGGTGCCGTTTCACTTGAGCTTTATGCATTTATTTCGCTCATTCTTTCGGACTGGACTATGCGATGGCTAACCAAGAAGAAAAGCTCACTGCAGAGCTTCATAATCTGTTGGGCTTCGCATCAAGGTCGAAAGAGGTGGTCAGGTTGCATGTCTCAACACAACTTACTGAGCTTTTGCATGAAGAAGAGGGTAGCAAACTTTATTGGAATTGACTTGATTTTCAGAATCTACCTTGGGATTGAATTGTACTGGCAAAGGCAATGGAAGCAAGTAGATAACAATTTGAAGAAGCTAATCTTTCAAGAAATCGAAGAAAGACACAAGGAATACGATGAGAGTAGATTCGACTATAACCATCTCAAGGAATTGCTCTCATATAGGGGTAATCATGCTCTCACCTTTGATCAGATTGGTTGGAGTGTAGAGGTTGAATTTGGTCACAGCCTCCTCATTTGGCACATAGCAACTGATATATGCTATGATGCTGCTTCAGAAGATGATAAGAACAACAACTACAATTGCAAAGAGAGCAAGAGTTTATCGGATTACATGCTGTATGTTCTACTAATGCGTCCATTCTTGCTGCCTAAATGGATAGACAGGATCACCCATGTTCGAGATTCGTTTAGGGAAGCCATAAGGATATTGCAGCGAAAGCAGTTTCCGGTAAAAGATTATGCAGATGCTTCCAGAATGCTGATCCAAATGTATAGACAGAGTTATCAGCCGCTCGAAAATCAAAGAAGGGACAAGAGTGGCAAGTATGTGCTGATTGAGGGCTGCCGTCTTGCTTCGCAGTTACAGGATCTTGGATGTTCATGGGAAATGATTTGTAAAGTGTGGATAGAGATGTTGACTTATGCTGCAAGTAATTGCGAATGGGGGGTGCACGCGCAGCAGCTTCGGAGGGGAGGAGAATTGCTCACACATGTTTGTCTTCTCATGGCGGATCTTGGCTTAAACCAACAATTTGATATTGGAAGGCAGGGACTTCATAAAGAAAGCCAAAATGATGGATGGGGATGGGTCAAATGTAAAATTGTTGATCCTTATGGATACTAG
- the LOC112728278 gene encoding putative disease resistance RPP13-like protein 1, producing MANNGDTVIMAGAKLLENMVVVDRRTWSILDFIEDAETRHLDNPAVKKWFQGMKDLCYDMLDVSEELQIQQAKKVRFLGLHLTRRKMKNIIHEFDALIQQFGQLRLRRSSELLVPTTSLVRTIPSPTFDSETTRTLISKLINVEDDEGDGIQCISIVGMGGIGKTTLAKFVFNEVRTRYRVAVWISVDQQFNVKRIAADIIHFFGNEVLIDEMEVLELEIRRITTQLRCLFVLDDVWSVDRNEWLHLKRLFSHCAKGSRILITTRSKKVAEAAESAPTNIVSLSPLSDEDSLSLFKHFAQGGEDIGNENEEMELGAYTMEWMPIYSIMPPALRQCLLYCSIFPKNHSIDVDKLIKLWMAQGHISSDEEDKMEKEGREYVQQLRHHSVFSEFEQDDDGSFKCKLDGGVSDFVQTLAESECHIMFLEGGVEKEVPTEKRVETEPRLRRHCTLSLVDQTLPESIANAEKLRTLIILSDSSNIDPSNLSSLLFRMKRLRALDMRSCSIKELPLKAAALLHLRYLNLSFNHELKKLPQSICNLLNLQTLNLNGCDSLRKLPKSIGKLIKLRHLEILWTTSLSYLPKGIASLTLLRTLNRFFGTSGSASSKECSLGDLENLNNIQGCITIDGLSGESEISEATRAGLKNKKDLLGLELWFSNAGSKDKDQILLDNLEAPPQLQFLGVFYYGGRSFPNWMIELNELKHLVLINCSECNVLPPLGKLPCLESLEIKNMPNVKMVGFEFLGIGLNHEDAGNEGSSSMIAFPRLQKLHFVKLGYWEEWNGINGNGGDDEKVMPLLSSLSVLNCKELRALPDYIKKKENLKPVIRECPLLPGNTEKQE from the coding sequence ATGGCGAACAACGGGGATACAGTGATCATGGCGGGGGCAAAGCTTTTGGAGAACATGGTGGTGGTGGATAGGAGAACGTGGTCGATCCTGGATTTCATAGAGGATGCAGAGACACGACACTTGGATAATCCAGCTGTGAAGAAGTGGTTTCAAGGAATGAAAGATCTATGCTACGACATGTTGGATGTATCCGAAGAACTACAAATTCAGCAAGCAAAGAAAGTTCGGTTTCTAGGCCTCCACCTTACACGCCGCAAGATGAAAAACATCATTCATGAATTTGATGCTTTAATTCAACAATTTGGCCAGTTGAGGCTTCGTCGAAGCTCAGAGTTACTCGTACCGACCACGAGTCTAGTACGTACTATTCCATCCCCAACTTTTGATAGCGAAACTACTAgaactttaatttctaaattaatcAACGTGGAAGATGACGAAGGAGATGGTATTCAATGCATATCCATTGTTGGAATGGGAGGAATAGGAAAAACTACTTTGGCTAAATTTGTGTTCAACGAAGTGAGAACTCGCTATCGTGTCGCGGTATGGATATCTGTCGATCAACAATTCAATGTGAAACGAATTGCTGCGGATATTATACATTTTTTTGGTAATGAAGTGCTCATCGATGAAATGGAAGTATTAGAACTTGAAATTCGTCGAATCACTACCCAATTGAGATGCCTTTTTGTTCTGGACGACGTCTGGAGTGTCGATCGAAACGAATGGTTGCACCTAAAGAGATTGTTCAGTCACTGTGCCAAAGGAAGTAGAATATTGATAACCACACGGTCGAAGAAAGTGGCAGAAGCAGCAGAATCCGCACCAACCAACATCGTGTCTTTGAGTCCTCTCTCAGATGAAGATTCTTTGTCACTTTTCAAACATTTTGCACAAGGTGGCGAAGACATTGGAAACGAGAATGAGGAGATGGAACTTGGTGCCTATACAATGGAATGGATGCCGATCTATTCTATAATGCCTCCTGCTCTGAGACAATGCTTGTTGTATTGTTCCATCTTCCCTAAGAATCACTCCATAGATGTGGACAAACTTATCAAACTCTGGATGGCGCAGGGTCATATTTCATCTGATGAAGAAGACAAAATGGAAAAAGAAGGCAGGGAATATGTTCAACAATTGCGACATCATTCTGTGTTCAGTGAGTTTGAACAGGATGACGATGGCAGCTTCAAGTGCAAATTGGACGGTGGAGTCAGTGACTTTGTCCAAACTCTTGCAGAGAGTGAATGCCACATAATGTTTCTTGAGGGTGGAGTGGAGAAGGAAGTTCCCACAGAAAAACGTGTTGAAACGGAGCCCCGTCTTCGACGTCATTGTACCCTGAGTCTTGTAGATCAAACTTTACCGGAGTCAATTGCCAATGCAGAGAAACTACGCACTCTTATCATTTTGTCTGATTCTTCCAACATAGATCCATCCAATCTTTCCAGCCTACTTTTCCGTATGAAGAGGCTCAGAGCGTTAGATATGAGATCTTGTTCAATAAAAGAACTTCCATTGAAGGCAGCTGCATTGCTTCATCTAAGGTACCTTAATTTATCTTTCAATCATGAGTTGAAGAAGCTGCCTCAATCAATATGTAATTTGCTTAATTTGCAAACTTTGAATCTCAATGGATGTGATAGTCTTCGAAAACTACCAAAAAGTATAGGAAAATTAATCAAGTTGAGACATCTTGAGATTCTCTGGACAACAAGCCTTAGCTACCTACCAAAAGGGATTGCAAGCTTAACCTTGCTGAGAACCTTAAATCGGTTCTTCGGGACCAGCGGCAGTGCTAGCAGCAAAGAATGCAGCCTTGGAGATTTGGAAAATCTAAACAATATCCAAGGGTGTATTACCATAGATGGATTGAGTGGTGAAAGTGAAATTTCTGAAGCTACAAGAGCAGGTCTAAAGAACAAGAAAGATTTGCTTGGCTTGGAATTGTGGTTTTCTAACGCAGGATCGAAGGACAAGGATCAAATCCTACTGGATAATTTAGAAGCACCTCCTCAACTGCAATTCCTTGGAGTATTTTACTACGGAGGTAGATCATTCCCCAACTGGATGATTGAATTGAATGAACTAAAACATCTAGTGCTTATTAACTGTAGTGAATGCAATGTTTTGCCCCCTCTTGGGAAACTGCCATGCCTTGAATCACTCGAGATCAAGAATATGCCGAATGTGAAGATGGTAGGTTTTGAATTTCTGGGAATAGGACTAAATCATGAGGATGCTGGCAATGAAGGTTCCTCGTCTATGATTGCATTTCCCAGATTGCAAAAGCTTCACTTCGTAAAGTTGGGTTACTGGGAAGAGTGGAATGGAATCAATGGTAATGGTGGAGATGATGAGAAGGTTATGCCTCTATTGTCTTCTTTGTCAGTTCTAAACTGTAAAGAGTTAAGAGCACTTCCTGACTAcataaagaagaaggaaaatctGAAACCTGTTATTAGAGAATGTCCTTTGCTACCAGGAAACACAGAGAAGCAAGAATAG